GGTTTTCCATCAATTAACCGGGTAATTCTCTTCTTCTTAATCAATGAAAATGGCAAGTCTTTTGcctcgtttcaaaaaaaaaaataaGTTCTAACATGTTACACATCCATGAACACTCGTAACTTCTCTGTGCTTAAATTCACAAGTACGCGAACAAAAAAGGGTGCATGCATGACCACCCATATTTTGGCATTCCTATAGGACTGCTTACGTCTTCAAACAAACTGTGTTGTCAGTTCTAGCTAGTGGTAGATTGGAAAGTGTGTGGTTATACGACCACGACCTCCCAGCGAAGATCAGACTTGATTAGCTTGGGCCTCTCATTTCAAGGAAGATGACAGTAAAACAGACGCTTATTCAAACTTTGAAGATATGTACATCGGTTGGCACAACAGGTTCATATTTTTGTTTAGCTTTTACTGTATGCTGAATGAATAGGAACTACTGTTATTTGGCTATGTGGTAGAGTAAGTACCGAGGCATAACTCATTTCAATCGTAAAATCATCTACGTGTGTTACTGGTCAATCTCCATGGATAGGAAATattgagggggggggggaatctCCAGGGAGAGGCAGAATCGCCTTTCTTTGGTTATGCTTCTCTTTTATAATGCAGACACAAGCAATCACCGTGGAAATGCAGTGAGGTTTATAGCCATCACTACGGCAAGGCAAAACCATCTTCCATGCACTCTGTTCTGATCTCCTGCATCAGCTGCTGCAGCAGTGAAGGGTTGCTTGTGACAATTGCATCAACCTGCTCATACAGCATCCTCTTCATGGAGTCGCTATCGTCAACAGTCCATGCATACACTTTTCTATCATTTCTGTGTTTGAAACCAAGCAGTTACAAATTTTAATTTTCTGTCAGACTAATTTCTTCATCTAATTTCAAAAAAGGATAGTCATTACCTGTGCATGACCTTCATGAGCTTCTCGTGGATCAAAGGATAGTATACACCAGCAACTTTTGCCCCTTCAATCCGCACTAACTCCATTCTTCTGCCAGTGGACCAATCCATCATAACAATATAGCCAACCTATAACAGATAAATTGCATGTTTGAGTTACATTGCAGAGGTGGTTGTAGCCATGTCGGCATGGATGACAGAGTGGGACTGGGTTATTGACTTGTATTGTATTAAGAGCTGGAAAATACAGAATAGTTTACCATAACATCTTTAGACAACTTGATCAGATCTCTTCCTATGTCGTCACTTTTTGCCCAGATAACACAATTTTTGCAGTTTGTTTTCCTGATCTGCAAATAATGAAAATTATATTGATGCAGGATAGGTTTTTATCAAATCTGCTCAAAAACTGCAATATTGTAGACTATTATAGTCCAATGACAAATGACAGAAACTAACGAGCAAATAAAGAAGTGCACAAGTTCAATTAGATGTAGATGGATAGAACAATAGATGATTTTGCCATGGATGACAGCATTTCCACTGTTACACAAATCACATATTACAATCAACAGGTCCCAATTCCGTTTAacctctagaaaatgatgatacAGATTCAAAAGGTAAATGTCATGAACCAAGAAACGTAAATAAAGGTATAACTTCTATTAAGGTAAAACAAGAAATGAGCTACCTGGAACTTACAATAGACATTACATCTTCCGCCAAACCTTTCTCAAATGAAGGAGGACCAACTTTGACATCCAGAATTACTTGCCTTACAGACTGTGATATCAACTACAAGAGGAGAAAAGTTCAGTAGCATAGAAATCAATTAATTCATAAGTGTGTGTATATCAAACATAATCCACTTATGGCAACATTTTACACAAGTCATTTGAAGCTCAAGTGATTACAATGATTACCAACACAAACTCATTTGGCAAATGCTTACCTCTAGAGCATCTTCTGCTTTGGGAACTTCCTGGTTTCGGACTGTTTTCGATAGCTGAAACCTCGTGGTCACCGCTTTTATCTATGAAGACTAAAGGTCACTTTGTTAGTGTTTCATCACCAGATCAACATATGACGACGAGCGTCAGCTGATGATCAGGTTGTGCTAAGGAAACTAGGACTGAATAAAAATATATGCAGCTAGTTCACAACCCGCAGTTAATATTATCATTTGACTGGCCTTTGTCCTCGCTAAAATAATAAAGCACCACTAATGAACCAAGACCTAGACCAACAAATTTGGAAAGTTACAGCTAGattaaacaaaataaaatgagctCACCTCATGAGTGCTCCAGTGGCCAACTTTTGCTGTAGAATTACCAGACATTCTTTGCAGATCCCTAACTGTGTGAATTTTGAATTAGGCCCATGATATGTTATTATAAATAAAGAATTAGCATGCAGGCTACTGTACTAAAGAATTTTTGGCTAATTTATATTTAAGTGTCAACTAAGTGACTAATGCTTGTTGATGCCAACTCTAATAATGTTAAACTTACAAAAAGAATATCTTTTGGGTTCCCACACTTTCTTCAAACAATGCTAACAGGCCAATACCAGAAGGTGAGACCCTTTGATAATTATAAGATCCATTTATACTGAGGCAAACTATCATTAGGAAAGTAAGCAGCTATATGTCATTTAGTTAGAAGTGAGTTCTCTACTAACTAGAACTGAAAAGGGAAAAAAATCAACGTAGATGGTCTCCGAAATGTCAATGTATTAATAATGTGTTACCAAACATCCAAATGCAGATATAAACTGCATAATTCTCCATCCAATAGACAGGAGAACTTATTTAGTGTTGCATTTGTCAGTTACAAATCATTGATAGCAAAGTATTGTAAAGACCAAAGTATTGAAAACCACAGTAATTTAACCTGTAGGCACAAAAAACCACAGTAATTTAACCTGTAGGCACAAAAAACCACAGTTTTGATATAACAAAGTATTTTAAAGTATTGGGAATACTGTGGACCTGTTTGGCAAGAGCTTATATGCGCCAACTAAAATTAACTAGCTTGCCGTTTGAAGCAGTTGCAAACGCTCCCGTTGCTAGCTAGCTAGAGTTGCAAGCTCATGAACAGCCATGCACAGAGCACCAGCATGCACAAACTAGTACGACCACGGACTAATTGAATGGACAGACAAGCTCGATGTTACAGTCACCAATTATGCAATCGAACTAGTACAACGTACTGGCGCGGAGCAAGCACCTGACGCTCTGCAACACGGCTATGCCGGCGGCCCACCACGCAAAGCGGAGCGGCGCATGGACGAGAACGGCTTGGTCATCCCGGCTAGGCCAGTCCATGATGCAGAGCGAAAAGCAAATTGGTGGACACGACTTTCAGGGAAAATCGGAGGAAGTAGCGGGAGGAACCTTTTTTATTTGTTCATGGCCGGCGACCAAGACACCCTCCACGAATGAcagggcggcggcgatggcgacgGATGAGCTCGTTCTTTTCGCGTGCTCTGTTTTAAAAAAAAAGAGGTCCATGGTTGTTTTTTTTATGCAGAGAAACTACCGTGGTTTAGGGAATATGTTGTATTAACATTGCAGTTTTGTGTGGTTGCCAAACAGCTCACAGTAATTTAAACTGTGGTAATCATAAAAACTGTAGTATTCTCACAATACATAGAAAATACTGAGTTATCAAACGGGGCCTGAGCCAGGGTGCTATGCACGAAAAAATGGTATATGATGGATCAACCTACAGTTTAATCTGCGAATAATGAATCAAACAAAGAATGTCCAAATCAAATGGTACACAACAAAAACCAATCAAGAGCCCATTAGTATTATAATTTGTAACTGGTGTCTCCAGTTCCATTAATCTTGACCTGTGTTCATGGATAGATACAACAAATGCAACAACGCTTACTGAGCTCAGCTACTGCACCTAGTGAACAGTCAGCAGTCCCGTTTGCAGTTCATGTCACACATAAATGGCATGTTTCAGGTCCATTATACTACTACAGCCAAGCAGGGCTTCAATTACCTGTCATGGAGTGCTAAGAGGGTGCCATCCGAGGACCTCGAAACATCCACCTCCACACAGTCTACACGGGCATCCAGAGCCATCCTGAAGGCGTCCATCTGAAACCAACAACTCACAAACACATCTCCAgttaaaaaggaaagaaaaagaaaTCCACCCGTAACAACTTCAGTGTGAATCCGGGATGACGGTGATCTACCACCCACCGAGTTTGGGAACGCGTTGGTGGAGTCGCCGCCGTGCGCGCACACCAGCGGCGGGCTCGGGATCCACCCGCAACTCCTCTCGCGCATCTGGAGAGGCAATAGATCGTTAGAATCAACGCGTCACCTATAGAAGTTTCCGAAAGGGGGAGAGATCTCGAAGGATGGACGAGTGTGGGGACGCACGCGGTTGAAGCGGCGGAGGCGGAAGTGGAAGAAGGCCGGAGGGACGAGCGAgagggcggcgaggaggaggagcagacGAAAGAGGCGGCTGGACGGAAGgaggcggcggacgcggaggaggagggtggcagCCGGCGAGGCCCTCTTGCCGGCGGGGAAAAgagggagcggcggcggctgccTCCCGAGCCCGAGGAGCCCTCTCATGCTCTGCCTCTCAGCGCTCTCTCGCTTTTTTTTTCTCAGAACGCTCCCTTCCTCGCTCTGCAGACGAGGCACTCGTTTGTATATTTTACCTTTTTTTTCTAAATTATATTTACCTTTTTTCGAAATGAATCTAGCTTTATTATTCCATTATAAGAGCATCTCCTCAGAATAAGAGCATCCACCCTTAAAAAGCTTTAACTCCTCAGACAATTTAATTTTTATCTGGTTTAACTCCTCAAAAAAATATAAGCGGCGCATCGGTTGCGGCTGTAGCCACTTCTTAGGAAAAAAATCAATTGTCTCCTCGTGACGGCCTCTTTTCCCTGCTCACCCGCATCAACGTCGGCATTGCCTTCGGCGTCCACCTAACCTCTGTCGTCGTCCCGCTGACGCATCGTAGCCTCTGCCGCCCTCATGTCACACTCCAATTCGCTCGTCGGTCGCCGCCATTGCCGGAATCAACCCATATCGCCGTTGCCACCGCCTCGATCCCGTGGACGAAAAAACCAACCCCCTAGCTTGGTTTGGGCCAAAACGAGTCGACGAACGACTGAGATGTCGTGGAGCACCCATCGAGGAGCTAGGCTGGTGGATCGCGATTGAGGCTCGCCACACCACCCGGCAAGCAAAGCTTCTACCTGGTGCAACTGGTCGTCCTGATGTCGGCTAGTCCTCGGGGAGCCAGGCCCAGATACCTTCCCCAGCTAGAGGAAGGGGGCATCATCGAGGGCTCATCGCTACGAGTGTTATCGTGCCTCTTGCTGTTGGAAGCCTGTGAGTAACGACGGGAAAGGCCTCCTGAGCACCCTACCCCGCACGAGAGCTCGGGTGCTCCCGGTATCCTTTTTGCGCTGTTCCCTAACCTAAGTTTCTGAGTTCAAGTTGCTTGACCCCCTTTTCCTTCTGTTTTATCTGCTCCCCCGTCGGCGAGGCCCTTTCTTTTTTGGGGGTGCCACGAATATTTGATCTCAGTTCTTAAACCCGGCAACGTCCCGATCAAGTGGTCAAAACGACCCAACGATTTTCTCTGTAGTTCAAGCAAAGTGATTATGCTCCGGGTCGGTCGTCCTACACGTCACCCTGTTTTCAGTCATTATCACACCACCTTCGATTCCGTCGATGGGAGAGAGTGACACACTAACGCAACTTGGCCCAGATTTAGCCGTCGTTGCAACCATCTCGCGGGCTCGTCATCGTTGCGGCCACCTCACGGATCCACCCGCCACGTCCCCGGGGCCACCATCCCGACATTCACCACATAGCGCCAAACGACGGGATCAATCCCCTAGCAGGATTGTACCGCCGGATCCAGCACGGCTTGGGGATTATGGTGTGTTTTGCCCCTCTCCCTCCAcaaatatatataggtgggggaggaggGAAGGCAGCCTAGGGTTCGCCCAAGGGGCCGGCGGCCACCTcgggccctgccctagcctccccCCTTGCCTTTCTTAGGCACgcggggaaaggcaggggagggtgcccccctttcctttctcccatgaggaGGGGAAGGCGGGAGGGGCTAgcccttccccctttccttccctagggctgggGCCAGGGAGAGGGCGCGccaaccccttgtgggctggtgtgtgcctcaacttggcccattaggcccgtATACTTCCCACAGGTCTCTCGGAACCCTTTTCGGTGATCCGATGAATACCCGGTACATCCcaaaacctttccggtgaccaaatTGTTGGGTTCTATGGTAGGATGCGTCGACTACAAATAAAATTTTCCTACACacagaacaaccaagaacatgctacgggagatagatcacagatcgttaccactagacgcgcagtgccgtgcagcggaagaagagttggggcagcgtgTCCGCGTGGTTCGTCTCCTCCTCGATCAATCTTCCTCGAACAGCCGGTCGTCGAATCCCTCGTAcaggttcgccggagcggcgcaagtgcaccccctctaacggtatccgcgtgtgcaggaggaacaccgtgcgacggactgctaggtccgatcacacagtcggaggcgagtggaggtggctaatcgcaacacatgcaaaccctagtggcagcgccgaagcgatcaacccTCCTGAGTGTGCCGCAaccccactttatataggcatccgtcgcgggctcaacacttgggcctcgcatgAATCCTAAAGCCCAAAGTCTGTTTGGCCTGAACCCGAACCCGAGTAGGATCACTTCTGACTCGTGGAGTCGGACCGGGCCTcacaggttccttcccttaagcgtgCGACCCCTTAGGTTCTCGTTCACTTGGTCGCAAGTCAGATGACATCCGACTCAGCTAGtcggtagcggcctctagcaaagCGTGCCGACTCCAAGTGTCagatgaagctggttaggcgaacccGTACATCACACTTCTGTTccctttgccacacgatatatgttgtcgggctcaaggcgagtctgtcatccttgtgctagcccgacctctttctcgttccagtgatgccaaCCACTAaacggattatctcataatccctgtcgcatggccatgcttatcttggtcgAATCACACGAGGGGctcagagtatatctctccagatcggaggggcaaatcccatcttgctcgaccatgtctcgcagcatgggtctggacaagcccgaaacctacctttgtaact
This genomic window from Aegilops tauschii subsp. strangulata cultivar AL8/78 chromosome 4, Aet v6.0, whole genome shotgun sequence contains:
- the LOC109762785 gene encoding glycerophosphodiester phosphodiesterase GDPD4 — its product is MRGLLGLGRQPPPLPLFPAGKRASPAATLLLRVRRLLPSSRLFRLLLLLAALSLVPPAFFHFRLRRFNRMRERSCGWIPSPPLVCAHGGDSTNAFPNSMDAFRMALDARVDCVEVDVSRSSDGTLLALHDRDLQRMSGNSTAKVGHWSTHEIKAVTTRFQLSKTVRNQEVPKAEDALELISQSVRQVILDVKVGPPSFEKGLAEDVMSIIRKTNCKNCVIWAKSDDIGRDLIKLSKDVMVGYIVMMDWSTGRRMELVRIEGAKVAGVYYPLIHEKLMKVMHRNDRKVYAWTVDDSDSMKRMLYEQVDAIVTSNPSLLQQLMQEIRTECMEDGFALP